The Caballeronia sp. SL2Y3 genome includes a window with the following:
- a CDS encoding ATP-binding protein: MRRPIDSLFGRLVVLVIGVLVLSHLAWFAVIRVERDYSQTRYAVEEAAFLVEAVRQHIANNPEQPLPSRVRIVPLQAADAPQPASGDELPRPLSRFIEDMKDRLPDGTDVRPGPPGAPPSVWVHGAKDAGWIVVPVQPLRPPRSRDRMLVWLAIIFSTAVLAALFAAWQLQSPLRSLAQAVARFGRGQPTPPVPERGPRELRQLTHGFNQMVREVSQSESDRAVMLAGVAHDLKTPLARLRLRAEMMDDEKTRDGVVRDVDSMAHIVDQFLVFAHDRPDGSEPVAVDEQCERVARAYRAVAPGADTVRLKLEAGPGFVLPAATLDRLLSNLLDNAHAYGAAPIVIETRREAKGWVLSVSDHGKGIAPDDLIKASRPFVRLDPARGGSGHSGLGLAIVERLARRAGGECEIGNQVDGGLQVAMTFPFDPAARTVPPRRAGAPHEERAF, from the coding sequence ATGCGCCGGCCCATTGATTCTCTGTTCGGCCGGCTGGTCGTTCTGGTCATCGGCGTGCTGGTGCTTTCGCATCTCGCCTGGTTTGCCGTCATCCGCGTCGAGCGGGATTACTCGCAAACGCGCTACGCGGTCGAAGAAGCGGCGTTCCTCGTCGAAGCGGTGCGGCAGCACATCGCCAACAATCCGGAGCAGCCGTTGCCCTCGCGCGTGCGCATCGTGCCGCTGCAAGCGGCGGATGCGCCGCAGCCCGCGAGCGGCGACGAGCTTCCGCGTCCGCTCTCGCGTTTCATCGAGGACATGAAAGACCGCTTGCCCGACGGCACCGACGTGCGGCCCGGCCCGCCCGGCGCGCCGCCGAGCGTCTGGGTTCACGGCGCGAAGGACGCGGGCTGGATCGTCGTGCCGGTGCAGCCGCTGCGCCCGCCGCGCTCGCGCGACCGCATGCTCGTGTGGCTTGCCATCATCTTTTCGACGGCCGTGCTGGCGGCGCTCTTCGCCGCGTGGCAGTTGCAGTCGCCGTTGCGCTCGCTCGCGCAGGCGGTCGCGCGCTTCGGTCGCGGGCAGCCCACGCCGCCGGTGCCGGAGCGCGGCCCGCGCGAGCTGCGCCAGCTCACGCACGGCTTCAATCAGATGGTGCGCGAAGTGTCGCAAAGCGAGAGCGACCGCGCCGTGATGCTGGCGGGCGTCGCGCACGATCTGAAGACGCCGCTTGCGCGCCTGCGCCTGCGCGCCGAAATGATGGACGACGAAAAAACGCGCGACGGCGTGGTGCGCGACGTCGATTCCATGGCGCATATCGTCGATCAGTTTCTGGTCTTCGCGCACGACCGCCCGGACGGCAGCGAGCCGGTCGCGGTGGATGAGCAGTGCGAGCGCGTCGCGCGGGCGTATCGCGCGGTCGCGCCGGGCGCGGATACCGTGCGTCTGAAGCTCGAAGCCGGGCCGGGCTTCGTGTTGCCGGCCGCGACGCTCGACCGGCTGCTATCGAACCTGCTGGACAACGCGCATGCGTATGGCGCGGCGCCCATCGTCATCGAGACGCGGCGCGAGGCGAAAGGCTGGGTGCTGTCCGTGTCGGACCACGGCAAGGGCATTGCGCCCGACGACCTCATCAAGGCGAGCCGCCCGTTCGTGCGGCTCGATCCGGCGCGCGGCGGCAGCGGGCATAGCGGCCTCGGGCTCGCCATCGTGGAGCGGCTCGCGCGGCGCGCGGGCGGGGAGTGCGAGATCGGCAATCAGGTCGATGGCGGCTTGCAGGTCGCGATGACCTTTCCGTTCGATCCCGCCGCCCGAACGGTCCCGCCGCGCCGCGCCGGAGCGCCGCACGAGGAGCGCGCGTTCTGA
- a CDS encoding response regulator, translating into MTTQILVVDDDAELRDLLRDYLVRQGIEVSVLHDAGSLERRIERERPDLIVLDLMMPGVDGLTALRKLRASGDDIPVIMLTARADDVDRIVGLELGADDYLGKPFNPRELLARVQAVLRRRRTIPSAAPEQREPYSFGRFRLDFQSRTLQHDEKPITLSGSEFALLKIFVNHPMRTLTRERLLELLHGPEYDGTDRGIDVQVWRLRRILESDPSAPRFIQTVRGRGYVFVPDGEQNAPAH; encoded by the coding sequence ATGACTACACAAATTCTAGTCGTCGACGACGACGCCGAACTGCGCGACCTCCTGCGCGATTATCTGGTCCGGCAGGGCATCGAGGTATCGGTGCTGCACGACGCCGGTTCGCTCGAACGCCGTATCGAGCGCGAGCGCCCCGATCTGATCGTTCTCGATCTGATGATGCCGGGCGTCGACGGTCTGACGGCGCTGCGCAAGCTCCGCGCATCGGGCGACGACATTCCCGTCATCATGCTGACCGCTCGCGCGGACGACGTGGACCGCATCGTCGGTCTCGAACTCGGCGCGGACGATTACCTCGGCAAGCCGTTCAACCCGCGCGAGCTGCTCGCGCGCGTGCAGGCCGTGCTGCGCCGCCGCCGCACCATTCCGTCCGCCGCGCCCGAGCAGCGCGAGCCGTATTCGTTCGGCCGCTTCCGGCTGGACTTCCAGTCGCGCACGCTGCAACACGACGAAAAGCCAATCACGCTGTCCGGCAGCGAATTCGCGCTCCTCAAGATTTTCGTGAATCACCCGATGCGCACGCTCACGCGCGAGCGCCTCCTCGAACTGCTGCACGGCCCGGAATACGACGGCACCGACCGCGGCATCGACGTGCAGGTGTGGCGCCTGAGGCGCATTCTTGAAAGCGATCCTTCCGCGCCGCGCTTCATTCAGACGGTGCGGGGACGCGGCTACGTGTTCGTGCCCGACGGCGAGCAAAATGCGCCGGCCCATTGA
- a CDS encoding YqjD family protein → MSHTTVQLALGKQKIIEDIKVLLNDSEELLRLSSALPGEGVEALRSRLRDHADTARAALEDAQASAQSRYRASIECTERYVRENPWQSLGMAAAAGFLLAAIISR, encoded by the coding sequence ATGAGTCACACGACTGTCCAGCTTGCGTTGGGCAAGCAGAAGATCATCGAAGACATCAAGGTGCTGTTGAACGACTCGGAAGAGTTGTTGCGGCTGTCGTCGGCGCTGCCGGGCGAGGGCGTCGAGGCGCTGCGCTCGCGTCTGCGCGATCACGCCGACACTGCACGCGCCGCGCTCGAAGACGCGCAGGCGAGTGCGCAAAGCCGTTACCGCGCGAGCATCGAATGCACCGAGCGGTACGTGCGCGAGAATCCGTGGCAATCGCTCGGCATGGCGGCTGCTGCGGGATTCCTGCTGGCCGCAATCATTTCGCGCTAA
- a CDS encoding sensor domain-containing diguanylate cyclase, whose protein sequence is MNKLLLHRAIATLCLALLALGCWVAAGLLSDRMVQQEMTATVRTERQMAGSIVDNMAQIIASDLAMSRAIPATLAQMDVTQRALSESRRYASSVQATESVRRQQWMARPGLEKVNRFLHDAQGFSGLDSLWLVNEQGYCIASSNAGEEDSFIGYDMSARAYVVRALLGGFVEMYGVGRLSGEPGIFIAAPVYQDGLLVGAVIAKVSIDRLRHWVSRPGTFVTDENGVVVMAHDGRLEYRAMPDAAIARMTARERLEHYRRDAFAPLRIQNVGERMRQSAPWLAPALAKGFFAVNGDSVPSLYDERTGLNSGLSAHIVHPLTSWTEITRNHTRDRLLVFLTMLGVVTLAVVIATSYSRERRLHRATRDLAEQLQSANTLLSAEARHDALTGALSRRYFLDTLRQEVELARSTGTPLSVAIADLDHFKQINDRYGHASGDRALEHFAEVCREQLRPSDAIGRLGGEEFGILLPQTSLADAQAVLERLRKRFHHEHCAHLPDDAVLSVSIGITEQANDDALEWMLSRADLALYEAKSRGRDRSEVRPADPPPTRHTVDSLAGK, encoded by the coding sequence ATGAACAAGCTCCTTCTGCACCGTGCCATCGCGACGCTTTGCCTCGCGTTGCTCGCGCTCGGGTGCTGGGTGGCCGCCGGCCTGCTGTCGGACCGGATGGTACAGCAGGAGATGACCGCGACCGTGCGCACCGAACGGCAGATGGCGGGTTCCATCGTCGACAACATGGCGCAAATCATCGCGAGCGACCTCGCCATGTCCCGCGCCATTCCCGCGACGCTCGCGCAGATGGACGTCACGCAGCGCGCGCTGTCGGAGTCGCGGCGCTATGCGTCGAGCGTGCAGGCGACGGAAAGCGTGCGGCGCCAGCAGTGGATGGCACGGCCCGGACTGGAGAAGGTGAACCGCTTCCTGCATGACGCGCAGGGCTTCTCCGGACTCGACTCCCTTTGGCTCGTGAACGAACAGGGCTACTGCATTGCGTCGAGCAACGCGGGCGAAGAAGACAGCTTCATCGGCTACGACATGAGCGCCCGCGCCTATGTCGTGCGGGCGCTGCTCGGCGGTTTCGTCGAAATGTACGGCGTCGGCCGGCTGTCGGGCGAACCGGGCATCTTCATCGCGGCGCCCGTGTACCAGGACGGGCTTCTGGTCGGCGCGGTGATCGCGAAGGTGAGCATCGACCGGTTGCGGCACTGGGTCTCGCGCCCCGGCACCTTCGTCACCGACGAAAACGGCGTCGTGGTGATGGCGCACGACGGCCGGCTCGAATATCGGGCGATGCCGGACGCGGCCATCGCACGCATGACCGCCCGCGAGCGCCTCGAACATTATCGGCGCGACGCGTTCGCGCCGCTGCGCATTCAAAACGTCGGCGAGCGCATGCGGCAGTCGGCGCCCTGGCTCGCGCCCGCGCTCGCGAAGGGCTTCTTCGCCGTCAACGGCGACTCCGTGCCCTCGCTCTACGACGAGCGCACCGGCCTCAATTCGGGCTTGTCCGCGCATATCGTCCACCCGCTCACCAGCTGGACCGAGATCACGCGCAACCATACTCGCGACCGCCTGCTCGTGTTCCTCACGATGCTCGGCGTCGTCACGCTCGCCGTGGTCATCGCCACCTCGTATTCGCGCGAGCGCAGGCTGCATCGCGCAACGCGTGATCTCGCGGAGCAGTTGCAATCGGCCAATACGCTGCTGTCGGCGGAAGCGCGCCACGATGCGCTCACGGGCGCGCTGTCGCGCCGCTATTTCCTCGACACGCTGCGGCAAGAGGTGGAACTGGCGCGCTCGACCGGCACGCCTCTGTCGGTCGCCATCGCCGATCTCGATCATTTCAAGCAGATCAACGACCGCTATGGGCACGCCTCGGGCGACCGCGCGCTCGAGCATTTCGCGGAGGTCTGCCGCGAGCAGCTTCGTCCGAGCGACGCGATCGGGCGGCTCGGCGGCGAGGAATTCGGCATTCTGCTGCCCCAGACCTCGCTCGCCGACGCGCAAGCCGTGCTCGAACGGCTGCGCAAGCGCTTTCATCATGAGCACTGCGCGCATCTGCCGGACGATGCGGTGCTCTCGGTCAGCATCGGCATCACCGAACAGGCGAACGACGACGCGCTCGAATGGATGCTCTCGCGCGCCGATCTCGCGCTCTACGAGGCGAAGTCGCGCGGGCGCGACCGCAGCGAAGTGCGCCCCGCCGACCCGCCGCCCACGCGCCACACCGTGGACTCGCTCGCCGGCAAGTAG
- a CDS encoding sigma-54-dependent Fis family transcriptional regulator → MASTDLDPPLVAGETPAQKKRSAGDVPGLKSYGLLYGSSPVMLELYAQIERVAATDATALIIGESGTGKELVARTIHDHSARKDAPFIAVNCGAIPDNLIEAELFGHEKGSFTGAVQGRIGYFEHANGGTLFLDEVTEMSPVRQVKLLRALETGTFFRVGGNDLISSDVRVIAATNRDPVAAVKENGLREDLMYRLAVFPLRAPPLRERDADRELLAQHFLSEMNAQEGTNKVFSKRALDVLRTYSWPGNVRELKNTVYRAFILAEKTVEIAHPHLASRVKKPVTQGDAMNVWVGTPLADAQKQIILGTLKHCGGDKRRAAKALGVSLKTLYNRLGAYENEDTDASDTPSTSES, encoded by the coding sequence ATGGCGTCAACCGATCTTGACCCGCCGCTTGTCGCAGGCGAAACACCGGCGCAGAAAAAGCGCTCTGCGGGGGACGTGCCGGGTTTGAAGTCTTACGGACTACTGTACGGCTCGTCGCCCGTCATGCTGGAGTTGTATGCGCAGATCGAGCGCGTCGCCGCCACCGACGCGACCGCGCTCATCATCGGCGAGTCGGGCACCGGCAAGGAGCTCGTCGCGCGGACGATTCACGACCACAGCGCGCGCAAGGACGCGCCGTTCATCGCCGTCAACTGCGGCGCGATTCCGGACAACCTGATCGAAGCCGAACTCTTCGGCCACGAGAAAGGCAGTTTCACGGGCGCGGTGCAGGGCCGCATCGGCTATTTCGAGCATGCGAACGGCGGCACGCTGTTCCTCGACGAAGTGACGGAAATGTCCCCGGTGCGCCAGGTGAAGCTGCTGCGCGCGCTGGAAACCGGCACGTTCTTTCGCGTCGGCGGCAATGATCTGATCAGTTCGGACGTGCGCGTGATCGCCGCGACGAACCGCGATCCGGTCGCCGCGGTCAAGGAAAACGGGCTGCGCGAAGACCTGATGTACCGTCTCGCCGTGTTCCCGCTGCGCGCGCCGCCCTTGCGCGAGCGCGACGCCGACCGCGAACTGCTCGCGCAGCATTTCCTCTCCGAAATGAACGCGCAGGAAGGCACGAACAAGGTTTTCAGCAAGCGCGCGCTCGACGTGCTGCGCACCTATTCGTGGCCCGGCAACGTGCGCGAGTTGAAGAACACGGTCTATCGCGCGTTCATCCTCGCGGAGAAGACGGTCGAAATCGCGCATCCGCACCTGGCGTCGCGGGTGAAGAAGCCCGTCACGCAAGGCGATGCAATGAACGTCTGGGTTGGCACGCCGCTCGCCGACGCGCAGAAGCAGATCATCCTCGGCACGCTCAAGCATTGCGGCGGCGACAAGCGGCGCGCGGCCAAGGCGCTCGGCGTCAGTTTGAAGACGCTGTACAACCGCCTCGGCGCCTACGAAAACGAAGACACCGACGCGAGCGACACCCCTTCCACCAGCGAAAGCTGA
- a CDS encoding periplasmic heavy metal sensor, translating to MSKQYRILAAAATALALTFGAAHAATNDAPNAPPPGAAGMMGGPGGHHMEMRMQKQLDQLHGQLKLNADQEKLWQTAIDTMNQNHKAMRESHRQMHEQFQSMQNQPIVDLNAMHAAHQKLEEQQMQLHEQTATAWLNFYNSLNDQQKTTVSTALKQHFARMREHQQKMHERWGKHRGGPDAAQAAPGAPGASATAKP from the coding sequence ATGAGCAAGCAATATCGCATTCTCGCCGCCGCTGCTACCGCACTCGCGCTGACCTTCGGCGCGGCCCACGCCGCCACCAACGACGCGCCGAACGCGCCGCCGCCCGGCGCTGCGGGCATGATGGGCGGTCCTGGCGGTCATCACATGGAAATGCGCATGCAGAAGCAGCTCGACCAGTTGCACGGCCAACTGAAGCTGAATGCGGATCAGGAGAAGCTGTGGCAGACGGCCATCGACACGATGAACCAGAACCACAAGGCCATGCGGGAGAGCCATCGCCAGATGCACGAGCAGTTCCAGTCGATGCAGAACCAGCCGATTGTGGACCTGAACGCGATGCACGCGGCGCATCAGAAGCTCGAAGAGCAGCAAATGCAGTTGCACGAGCAGACGGCGACCGCCTGGCTCAATTTCTATAACTCGCTGAACGACCAGCAAAAGACGACCGTGAGCACGGCGCTCAAGCAGCACTTCGCCCGCATGCGCGAGCATCAGCAGAAGATGCACGAACGCTGGGGCAAGCATCGCGGCGGGCCGGACGCGGCTCAGGCCGCGCCGGGCGCGCCGGGCGCATCCGCGACTGCGAAGCCCTAA
- a CDS encoding ABC transporter permease subunit, translating to MEFGFNLNRTANASAWRLLPNRWDFVAFPMIICIIALAAVGFHETLAPISTLQTQAISLDPANLPEYALRTTLRMLAAMVASLVFTLAYGTLAAKSRRASLVLVPILDILQSVPVLGYISFTVTFFLALFPGRVIGAECAAIFAIFTSQAWNMTFSFYQSLRTVPRDLDEVSRGFHLTNWQRFWKLEVPFSMPGLIWNMMMSMSGGWFFVVASEAITVGNRSIVLPGIGAYLAAAIGERNLGAIGWVILAMTVVILAYDQLMFRPLVAWADKFRMENTSSGNAPESWLLDLIRRTRLIHRLLVPAGWILAKAARVPIKLPSLQGVKLPLRAPVSSTRAGDIAWGAAVLVITAYVVWKVVSFVATGVTWGEVGNVFVLGFITLLRVVVLIAIASVIWVPIGVLIGLRPALAEKFQPLAQFLAAFPANLLFPVFVVAIVRWHLNPDIWLSPLIVLGTQWYILFNVIAGASAYPNDYREAATNFQIRGWQWWKKAMLPGIFPYYVTGAITASGGAWNASIVAEAVSWGKTSVVAHGLGAYIAQNTADGDYPKIILGIAVMSLFVTLFNRLLWRPLYAYAEARLRLD from the coding sequence ATGGAATTTGGTTTCAATCTGAATCGCACGGCGAACGCGTCCGCCTGGCGGCTCCTGCCCAACCGCTGGGACTTCGTGGCGTTCCCGATGATCATCTGCATCATCGCGCTCGCCGCTGTCGGCTTTCACGAGACGCTCGCGCCCATCTCGACCCTGCAGACGCAGGCGATCTCGCTCGACCCCGCGAATCTCCCTGAATACGCATTGCGCACGACCTTGCGCATGCTGGCCGCGATGGTCGCGTCGCTCGTCTTCACGCTCGCCTACGGCACGCTCGCCGCGAAGAGCCGGCGCGCGTCGCTCGTGCTGGTGCCGATTCTCGACATCCTCCAGTCGGTGCCGGTGCTCGGCTACATCTCTTTTACCGTCACGTTCTTTCTCGCGCTTTTCCCGGGGCGCGTCATCGGTGCGGAGTGCGCGGCCATCTTCGCGATCTTCACGAGCCAGGCGTGGAACATGACGTTCAGCTTCTACCAGTCGCTGCGCACGGTGCCGCGCGACCTGGACGAAGTCTCGCGCGGCTTTCACCTGACCAACTGGCAGCGCTTCTGGAAGCTCGAAGTGCCGTTCTCGATGCCCGGCCTCATCTGGAACATGATGATGTCGATGTCGGGCGGCTGGTTCTTCGTCGTGGCGTCGGAGGCGATCACGGTCGGCAATCGCAGCATCGTGCTGCCGGGCATCGGCGCGTATCTCGCGGCGGCCATCGGCGAGCGCAACCTCGGCGCGATCGGCTGGGTGATTCTCGCGATGACCGTCGTGATTCTCGCCTACGACCAGTTGATGTTCCGCCCGCTCGTCGCGTGGGCGGACAAGTTCCGCATGGAGAACACGAGTTCGGGCAACGCGCCGGAATCATGGCTGCTCGACCTGATTCGTCGCACGCGCCTGATTCACCGCCTGCTCGTGCCGGCCGGATGGATTCTCGCCAAAGCCGCGCGCGTGCCGATCAAACTGCCGTCGCTGCAAGGCGTGAAGCTGCCGCTGCGCGCGCCGGTGTCCTCCACGCGCGCCGGCGATATCGCGTGGGGCGCGGCGGTGCTCGTGATTACCGCGTACGTGGTCTGGAAGGTGGTGTCGTTCGTCGCGACGGGCGTCACCTGGGGCGAAGTCGGGAATGTGTTCGTGCTCGGCTTCATCACGCTGCTGCGCGTGGTGGTGCTGATCGCGATTGCCTCGGTGATCTGGGTGCCGATCGGCGTGCTCATCGGCCTGCGCCCGGCGCTCGCCGAGAAGTTCCAGCCGCTCGCGCAGTTCCTCGCGGCGTTTCCGGCGAATCTGCTGTTTCCGGTGTTCGTCGTCGCGATCGTGCGCTGGCATCTGAACCCGGATATCTGGCTGTCGCCGCTCATCGTGCTCGGGACGCAGTGGTATATCCTTTTCAACGTGATCGCGGGCGCGTCGGCCTATCCGAACGATTATCGCGAGGCCGCGACCAACTTCCAGATTCGCGGCTGGCAGTGGTGGAAGAAGGCCATGCTGCCGGGCATTTTCCCGTACTACGTCACCGGCGCGATCACCGCTTCGGGCGGCGCGTGGAACGCGAGCATCGTCGCGGAGGCGGTGTCGTGGGGCAAGACCAGCGTCGTCGCGCACGGACTGGGCGCCTATATCGCGCAGAACACGGCCGATGGCGACTACCCGAAAATCATTCTCGGCATCGCGGTGATGTCGCTCTTCGTGACGCTGTTCAACCGCCTGTTGTGGCGCCCGCTGTACGCCTACGCCGAAGCGCGGCTTCGACTGGATTGA
- a CDS encoding AAA-associated domain-containing protein — MQNLKNTQTPAQQAAVRTPGTPAGAQAASQKPPRLGPEILRVQNVSRGFNKTQGELLVLDDANLSLREGEIVGLLGRSGSGKSTLLRIIAGLIEPTDGQVTYLNEPLRGPAKGVAMVFQTFALFPWLTVLQNVEAGLEAQGVGARERRERALAAIDLIGLDGFENAYPRELSGGMRQRVGFARALVVDPTLLLMDEPFSALDVLTAENLRTDLLDLWTQGRLPIKSVLIVTHNIEEAVFMCDRILVLSSNPGRVMAEIKVPFKHPRNRLDPAFRRLVDDIYAKMTARQLDDAKKKGLELGSWLPSVSTNLMAGLIETLAAEPYHGRADMPEIARTLHLEVDDLFPIAEVLQHLGFADVREGDIYLTPQARVFAEFGTQERKMMFAEHLLRHVPLAARIKKVLNERPGHRAPRVRFEQELEDFLSDKAAQETLDAVIDWGRYGEIFSYNDQTEMLSLEDVEA, encoded by the coding sequence ATGCAGAACCTTAAAAATACTCAGACGCCCGCCCAGCAGGCGGCGGTGCGCACTCCGGGCACGCCCGCCGGCGCGCAGGCGGCGTCGCAGAAGCCGCCGCGTCTCGGCCCGGAGATTCTGCGTGTGCAGAACGTGAGCCGCGGCTTCAACAAGACGCAGGGCGAACTGCTGGTGCTCGACGACGCGAACCTCTCGCTGCGCGAAGGCGAGATCGTCGGTCTGCTCGGGCGCTCGGGCTCGGGCAAGTCGACGCTTTTGCGCATCATCGCCGGACTGATCGAGCCGACCGATGGCCAAGTGACCTATCTGAACGAGCCGTTGCGCGGCCCGGCGAAGGGCGTCGCGATGGTGTTCCAGACTTTCGCGCTCTTTCCGTGGCTGACCGTGCTGCAAAACGTGGAGGCCGGTCTCGAAGCGCAGGGCGTGGGGGCGCGGGAGCGCCGCGAGCGGGCGCTCGCCGCTATCGACCTGATCGGTCTCGACGGCTTCGAAAACGCCTATCCGCGCGAACTGTCGGGCGGCATGCGGCAGCGCGTGGGCTTTGCGCGGGCGCTCGTCGTCGATCCGACGCTGCTCCTGATGGACGAGCCGTTCTCCGCGCTCGACGTGCTGACGGCCGAGAACCTGCGCACCGACTTGCTCGACTTGTGGACGCAGGGGCGTCTGCCGATCAAGTCCGTGCTGATCGTGACGCACAACATCGAAGAAGCGGTGTTCATGTGCGACCGCATTCTCGTGCTGTCGTCGAATCCCGGCCGCGTGATGGCCGAGATCAAGGTGCCGTTCAAGCATCCGCGCAACCGGCTGGACCCGGCGTTCCGGCGCCTGGTGGACGACATCTACGCGAAGATGACCGCGCGCCAGCTCGACGACGCGAAGAAGAAGGGGCTGGAGCTGGGAAGCTGGCTGCCGTCCGTGTCGACGAACCTGATGGCCGGTCTCATCGAAACGCTTGCCGCCGAGCCGTACCACGGCCGCGCGGACATGCCGGAAATTGCGCGGACGCTGCATCTGGAAGTGGACGACCTCTTCCCGATTGCCGAAGTGCTGCAACATCTCGGTTTCGCGGACGTGCGCGAAGGCGACATCTACCTGACGCCGCAGGCCCGCGTGTTCGCGGAATTCGGCACGCAGGAACGCAAGATGATGTTCGCCGAGCACTTGCTGCGGCACGTGCCGCTCGCCGCGCGAATCAAGAAGGTGCTCAACGAGCGGCCGGGGCATCGCGCGCCGCGCGTGCGCTTCGAGCAGGAACTCGAAGACTTCCTCTCCGATAAAGCTGCGCAGGAGACGCTCGATGCGGTCATCGACTGGGGACGTTACGGCGAGATCTTTTCGTATAACGACCAGACGGAAATGCTGAGTCTGGAGGATGTCGAAGCCTGA
- a CDS encoding sigma-54 dependent transcriptional regulator yields the protein MPHVLIVDDDPSTREALAAIIGEDGLTTATASDLREARIQLVRQTPDVVFTDLKLPDGTGVDLFEDLDPRSGVEFIVITGHATVESAVSALKMGAADYLVKPINMQRVKAILSRLPRAGDLKAEIGTLRGELRRMGRFGLMLGNSPAMQTVYDQIGRVAPTAASVLLIGESGTGKEVAAQTLHELSLRRKHSFIAVNCGAISPNLIESEMFGHERGSFTGADRQHKGYFERANGGTLFLDEITEMPIELQVKLLRVLETGMFMRVGTTKEIETDVRLIAATNRDPEQAVLEGKLRLDLYHRLNVFPINLPPLRERGKDVELLGQAFLDELNARYNTKKDFPPAVREMLASYNWPGNVRELKNYVQRAYIMSGSDSDSTATVPLQISLSRPSSGTAVTIPFGTSLAQADRQLILATLEQCGGVKTRAAEILGISLKTLYNRLVEYGEDANKAAVGEGGDVSESESENR from the coding sequence ATGCCACACGTATTGATTGTCGATGACGATCCCAGTACCCGCGAGGCGCTAGCCGCGATCATCGGCGAAGACGGACTGACCACGGCCACCGCCAGCGATCTGCGCGAAGCGCGCATTCAGCTCGTGCGGCAGACGCCGGACGTCGTTTTCACCGATCTGAAACTGCCCGACGGAACGGGCGTCGACCTGTTCGAAGATCTCGATCCGCGCTCCGGCGTGGAATTTATCGTCATCACCGGGCATGCGACGGTGGAATCGGCCGTGAGCGCGCTCAAAATGGGCGCCGCCGATTACCTCGTCAAGCCCATCAACATGCAGCGCGTGAAGGCGATTCTGTCGCGCCTGCCGCGCGCCGGCGACCTGAAGGCGGAAATCGGCACGCTGCGCGGCGAGTTGCGCCGCATGGGCCGTTTCGGGCTCATGCTCGGCAATTCGCCCGCCATGCAGACGGTCTACGACCAGATCGGCCGCGTCGCGCCGACCGCGGCCTCCGTCCTGCTGATCGGCGAATCGGGCACGGGCAAGGAAGTCGCCGCGCAGACGCTGCACGAGCTCAGCCTGCGCCGCAAGCATTCGTTCATCGCGGTGAACTGCGGCGCGATCTCGCCGAACCTGATCGAGTCCGAAATGTTCGGCCACGAACGCGGATCGTTCACGGGCGCGGATCGCCAGCACAAGGGTTATTTCGAACGCGCGAACGGCGGCACGCTGTTCCTCGACGAAATCACCGAAATGCCGATCGAATTGCAGGTGAAGCTGCTTCGCGTGCTGGAGACGGGCATGTTCATGCGCGTCGGCACGACGAAGGAAATCGAGACCGACGTGCGCCTGATCGCCGCGACGAACCGCGATCCGGAGCAGGCCGTGCTCGAAGGCAAGCTGCGGCTCGACCTGTATCACCGGCTCAACGTGTTCCCGATCAACCTGCCGCCGCTGCGCGAACGCGGCAAGGACGTGGAACTGCTCGGTCAGGCGTTCCTCGACGAGCTGAACGCCCGCTACAACACGAAGAAGGACTTCCCGCCGGCGGTGCGCGAGATGCTCGCGTCGTACAACTGGCCGGGCAACGTGCGCGAACTCAAGAACTACGTGCAGCGCGCGTACATCATGTCCGGCTCCGATTCGGACAGCACCGCGACCGTCCCGCTGCAAATCTCGCTGTCGCGACCTTCGTCGGGCACGGCGGTGACGATTCCGTTCGGGACGTCGCTCGCGCAGGCCGACCGCCAACTCATTCTCGCGACGCTCGAACAGTGCGGCGGCGTGAAGACGCGGGCAGCGGAAATCCTCGGCATCAGCCTGAAAACGCTCTACAACCGGCTGGTGGAGTACGGTGAAGATGCGAACAAGGCGGCCGTCGGCGAAGGCGGAGACGTGAGCGAATCGGAAAGCGAAAATCGCTGA